Proteins from one Gossypium raimondii isolate GPD5lz chromosome 8, ASM2569854v1, whole genome shotgun sequence genomic window:
- the LOC105791959 gene encoding S-norcoclaurine synthase 1 yields METGVINREGFGGSIPVEKVQALASKNLKDIPSRYIRPEVEFDVVSIDESYQIPVIDMSKLGHDDEQQKLHLACKDWGFFQLINHGVGDEVIDKMKIDIQEFFELPLNEKLACAQLPNNIEGYGQAFVVSEDQKLDWGDMLFLLPRPVPLRNMRFWPTIPPSFRETLDKYSMALQKVAIRLMRLIAKNLGTDLETFASFFEDGTQGIRMNYYPPCAQASKVIGLAPHSDSTALTLLIQVNEVEGLQIKKNGKWIPVKPISGAFIINIGDVMEIMSNGEYKSIEHRAVVNPNKERLSIAAFHSPNISTMIGPLPDVVKAKEAGYRTMPHEEFVRLTISSKLDGKGLLDQMKL; encoded by the exons ATGGAGACAGGGGTGATCAACAGAGAGGGATTTGGTGGTTCTATACCTGTCGAAAAGGTCCAAGCTCTTGCATCCAAGAACTTGAAAGACATCCCATCCAGGTATATCAGGCCAGAGGTCGAGTTCGATGTAGTTTCCATCGATGAATCCTATCAGATTCCCGTGATTGATATGAGCAAATTAGGCCATGATGATGAACAGCAGAAACTCCATTTGGCGTGCAAGGACTGGGGCTTCTTCCAG TTAATCAATCATGGGGTAGGGGATGAAGTAATTGATAAAATGAAGATAGACATACAAGAGTTCTTCGAATTACCATTGAATGAGAAGTTGGCTTGTGCCCAGCTACCGAATAACATTGAAGGCTACGGCCAAGCCTTTGTAGTGTCTGAAGACCAGAAGCTTGATTGGGGTGACATGCTTTTCCTTCTTCCCCGGCCTGTGCCCTTGAGAAACATGAGATTTTGGCCAACTATCCCTCCTTCATTCAG GGAAACATTGGATAAGTACTCAATGGCATTACAAAAGGTTGCAATTCGTCTCATGAGGCTGATTGCAAAGAACCTGGGGACAGACCTAGAGACGTTTGCAAGCTTCTTTGAAGATGGAACACAGGGAATAAGGATGAACTACTATCCACCTTGTGCACAAGCAAGCAAGGTTATTGGTCTAGCACCACACTCTGATTCCACTGCCTTGACGCTGTTGATTCAGGTGAATGAAGTTGAAGGACTACAAATCAAGAAAAATGGCAAATGGATACCTGTTAAACCCATATCTGGTGCATTCATCATCAATATAGGAGACGTGATGGAG ATAATGAGCAATGGAGAATATAAAAGCATTGAGCATAGAGCAGTGGTTAACCCAAACAAAGAACGACTGTCAATTGCAGCATTTCACAGTCCAAATATAAGTACCATGATTGGTCCACTGCCAGATGTTGTTAAGGCAAAGGAAGCAGGGTACAGGACTATGCCACATGAGGAGTTCGTGAGACTGACAATAAGCAGCAAACTTGATGGAAAAGGTCTGTTGGATCAAATGAAGCTCTAA